From Eriocheir sinensis breed Jianghai 21 chromosome 37, ASM2467909v1, whole genome shotgun sequence, one genomic window encodes:
- the LOC127008128 gene encoding protein PFC0760c-like isoform X6, with amino-acid sequence MDKKIVSKVNIRRAVLGTCVVLAADGGASGGARPRKVTITLLRRRGCWRALSSRRVAVFAFPEASGYISVPAPLDLEYLFRCSGKADAAAMQIKICVAYFRGATRKARVSLEEFLEVLLHGGRPGSFHLYIYEDKVGLLQASQQFQALPTTWPLEQKTGKEKKATDDDATYNEWKDYLDKVFSVDDDEENTDNDVDTDNEWKVYLEKVFSVEDNDQAEVAHEDATDYECKEEVLSVDDEVANTVNDDDNYNEWRVYLEKVFSVEDNDQAEVAHENATDYECKEEVLSVDDDEENTDNDDDNYNEWKVYLEKVFSVEDNDQAEVAHEDATDYKCKEEVLSVDDDVANTDDEDDTYNGRKVLSETVLVDENNDLDEAVHEAEEAADMDGTAENEAFGDSVAEEKEASGDAAAEEEAPELGEASGSAAAEEDVPELDEASRSGHSATDREFSLQGDAPSPVAVSAASATASHAYRSLTVPHRFMARLTGPSIRLLEDLERSHDVSIVRVRRTLHIKGHRDAVLQCHRHMRGEIAEWRKQEAADAAEAQ; translated from the exons ATGGACAAAAAAATAGTGAGCAAAGTGAACATCCGACGCGCCGTGCTCGGCACCTGCGTCGTGCTGGCCGCCGACGGCGGCGCCAGCGGCGGGGCGCGGCCCCGTAAGGTGACCATCACCCTCCTCCGGCGTCGGGGGTGCTGGCGAGCCCTCAGCTCGCGGAGGGTGGCCGTCTTCGCCTTCCCGGAGGCGTCCGGCTACATCTCCGTCCCTGCCccgctggacctggagtacctcttcaggtgcagcggCAAGGCAGACGCCGCAGCCATGCAGATCAAGATCTGTGTGGCGTACTTCCGCGGTGCCACTCGCAAGGCCCGCGTGAGCCTGGAGGAATTCCTCGAGGTGCTGCTGCATGGAGGCCGACCTGGCAGTTTCCACCTGTACATCTACGAGGACAAGGTCGGCCTCCTGCAGGCCAGTCAGCAGTTCCAGGCTCTTCCAACAACATGGCCGCTGGAACAGAAAACTGGCAAAGAGAAGAAGGCCACTGACGATGATGCCACCTACAATGAGTGGAAAGATTACCTGGATAAGGTGTTCTCGGTGgacgatgatgaagaaaacaCCGACAATGATGTTGACACCGACAatgaatggaaagtttacctggAGAAGGTATTTTCTGTGGAAGATAACGACCAAGCCGAGGTGGCCCACGAGGATGCCACCGACTATGAGTGCAAGGAAGAGGTGCTTTCGGTGGACGATGAAGTAGCAAACACCGTCAATGATGACGACAACTACAATGAATGGAGAGTTTACCTGGAGAAGGTATTTTCGGTGGAAGATAACGACCAAGCCGAG GTGGCCCACGAGAATGCCACCGACTATGAGTGCAAGGAAGAGGTGCTTTCGGTGgacgatgatgaagaaaacaCCGACAATGATGACGACAACTACAatgaatggaaagtttacctggAGAAGGTATTTTCGGTGGAAGATAACGACCAAGCCGAG GTGGCCCACGAGGATGCCACCGACTATAAGTGCAAGGAAGAGGTGCTTTCGGTGGACGATGATGTAGCAAACACCGACGATGAAGACGACACCTACAATGGTCGGAAGGTTCTCTCGGAAACGGTGCTTGTggatgaaaataacgaccttgACGAGGCAGTCCACGAGGCTGAGGAAGCCGCTGACATGGATGGCACTGCTGAAAACGAGGCCTTTGGTGACTCTGtcgcagaagagaaggaagcctctggtgacgctgccgcagaagaggaggctcCAGAGCTTGGGGAAGCCTCTGGTTCCGCCGCCGCAGAAGAGGATGTCCCCGAGCTTGATGAAGCCTCTCGGAGCGGTCACAGTGCCACAGACAGGGAGTTTTCCCTTCAGGGCGACGCCCCTTCACCAGTGGCCGTCTCTGCCGCCTCCGCCACAGCTTCCCACGCTTACCGCAGCCTCACCGTGCCTCACAGATTCATGGCCCGCCTCACAGGTCCCAGCATCCGCCTGCTGGAGGATCTGGAGCGAAGCCATGACGTCAGCATCGTGCGGGTCAGGCGAACCCTTCACATCAAGGGCCACAGAGACGCCGTCCTGCAGTGCCACCGCCACATGCGCGGCGAGATCGCCGAGTGGAGGAAGCAAGAGGCCGCTGATGCTGCTGAGGCTCAGTAA
- the LOC127008128 gene encoding protein PFC0760c-like isoform X7 gives MDKKIVSKVNIRRAVLGTCVVLAADGGASGGARPRKVTITLLRRRGCWRALSSRRVAVFAFPEASGYISVPAPLDLEYLFRCSGKADAAAMQIKICVAYFRGATRKARVSLEEFLEVLLHGGRPGSFHLYIYEDKVGLLQASQQFQALPTTWPLEQKTGKEKKATDDDATYNEWKDYLDKVFSVDDDEENTDNDVDTDNEWKVYLEKVFSVEDNDQAEVAHENATDYECKEEVLSVDDDEENTDNDDDNYNEWKVYLEKVFSVEDNDQAEVAHENATDYECKEEVLSVDDDEENTDNDDDTYNQWKVYLEKVFSVEDNDQAEVAHEDATDYKCKEEVLSVDDDVANTDDEDDTYNGRKVLSETVLVDENNDLDEAVHEAEEAADMDGTAENEAFGDSVAEEKEASGDAAAEEEAPELGEASGSAAAEEDVPELDEASRSGHSATDREFSLQGDAPSPVAVSAASATASHAYRSLTVPHRFMARLTGPSIRLLEDLERSHDVSIVRVRRTLHIKGHRDAVLQCHRHMRGEIAEWRKQEAADAAEAQ, from the exons ATGGACAAAAAAATAGTGAGCAAAGTGAACATCCGACGCGCCGTGCTCGGCACCTGCGTCGTGCTGGCCGCCGACGGCGGCGCCAGCGGCGGGGCGCGGCCCCGTAAGGTGACCATCACCCTCCTCCGGCGTCGGGGGTGCTGGCGAGCCCTCAGCTCGCGGAGGGTGGCCGTCTTCGCCTTCCCGGAGGCGTCCGGCTACATCTCCGTCCCTGCCccgctggacctggagtacctcttcaggtgcagcggCAAGGCAGACGCCGCAGCCATGCAGATCAAGATCTGTGTGGCGTACTTCCGCGGTGCCACTCGCAAGGCCCGCGTGAGCCTGGAGGAATTCCTCGAGGTGCTGCTGCATGGAGGCCGACCTGGCAGTTTCCACCTGTACATCTACGAGGACAAGGTCGGCCTCCTGCAGGCCAGTCAGCAGTTCCAGGCTCTTCCAACAACATGGCCGCTGGAACAGAAAACTGGCAAAGAGAAGAAGGCCACTGACGATGATGCCACCTACAATGAGTGGAAAGATTACCTGGATAAGGTGTTCTCGGTGgacgatgatgaagaaaacaCCGACAATGATGTTGACACCGACAatgaatggaaagtttacctggAGAAG GTATTTTCGGTGGAAGATAACGACCAAGCCGAG GTGGCCCACGAGAATGCCACCGACTATGAGTGCAAGGAAGAGGTGCTTTCGGTGgacgatgatgaagaaaacaCCGACAATGATGACGACAACTACAatgaatggaaagtttacctggAGAAGGTATTTTCGGTGGAAGATAACGACCAAGCCGAGGTGGCCCACGAGAATGCCACCGACTATGAGTGCAAGGAAGAGGTGCTTTCGGTGgacgatgatgaagaaaacaCCGACAATGATGACGACACCTACAATCAATGGAAAGTTTACCTGGAGAAGGTATTTTCGGTGGAAGATAACGACCAAGCCGAGGTGGCCCACGAGGATGCCACCGACTATAAGTGCAAGGAAGAGGTGCTTTCGGTGGACGATGATGTAGCAAACACCGACGATGAAGACGACACCTACAATGGTCGGAAGGTTCTCTCGGAAACGGTGCTTGTggatgaaaataacgaccttgACGAGGCAGTCCACGAGGCTGAGGAAGCCGCTGACATGGATGGCACTGCTGAAAACGAGGCCTTTGGTGACTCTGtcgcagaagagaaggaagcctctggtgacgctgccgcagaagaggaggctcCAGAGCTTGGGGAAGCCTCTGGTTCCGCCGCCGCAGAAGAGGATGTCCCCGAGCTTGATGAAGCCTCTCGGAGCGGTCACAGTGCCACAGACAGGGAGTTTTCCCTTCAGGGCGACGCCCCTTCACCAGTGGCCGTCTCTGCCGCCTCCGCCACAGCTTCCCACGCTTACCGCAGCCTCACCGTGCCTCACAGATTCATGGCCCGCCTCACAGGTCCCAGCATCCGCCTGCTGGAGGATCTGGAGCGAAGCCATGACGTCAGCATCGTGCGGGTCAGGCGAACCCTTCACATCAAGGGCCACAGAGACGCCGTCCTGCAGTGCCACCGCCACATGCGCGGCGAGATCGCCGAGTGGAGGAAGCAAGAGGCCGCTGATGCTGCTGAGGCTCAGTAA
- the LOC127008128 gene encoding protein PFC0760c-like isoform X5: MDKKIVSKVNIRRAVLGTCVVLAADGGASGGARPRKVTITLLRRRGCWRALSSRRVAVFAFPEASGYISVPAPLDLEYLFRCSGKADAAAMQIKICVAYFRGATRKARVSLEEFLEVLLHGGRPGSFHLYIYEDKVGLLQASQQFQALPTTWPLEQKTGKEKKATDDDATYNEWKDYLDKVFSVDDDEENTDNDVDTDNEWKVYLEKVFSVEDNDQAEVAHENATDYECKEEVLSVDDDEENTDNDDDNYNEWKVYLEKVFSVEDNDQAEVAHENATDYECKEEVLSVDDDEENTDNDDDTYNQWKVYLEKVFSVEDNDQAEVAHEDATDYKCKEEVLSVDDDVANTDDEDDTYNGRKVLSETVLVDENNDLDEAVHEAEEAADMDGTAENEAFGDSVAEEKEASGDAAAEEEAPELGEASGSAAAEEDVPELDEASRSGHSATDREFSLQGDAPSPVAVSAASATASHAYRSLTVPHRFMARLTGPSIRLLEDLERSHDVSIVRVRRTLHIKGHRDAVLQCHRHMRGEIAEWRKQEAADAAEAQ, encoded by the exons ATGGACAAAAAAATAGTGAGCAAAGTGAACATCCGACGCGCCGTGCTCGGCACCTGCGTCGTGCTGGCCGCCGACGGCGGCGCCAGCGGCGGGGCGCGGCCCCGTAAGGTGACCATCACCCTCCTCCGGCGTCGGGGGTGCTGGCGAGCCCTCAGCTCGCGGAGGGTGGCCGTCTTCGCCTTCCCGGAGGCGTCCGGCTACATCTCCGTCCCTGCCccgctggacctggagtacctcttcaggtgcagcggCAAGGCAGACGCCGCAGCCATGCAGATCAAGATCTGTGTGGCGTACTTCCGCGGTGCCACTCGCAAGGCCCGCGTGAGCCTGGAGGAATTCCTCGAGGTGCTGCTGCATGGAGGCCGACCTGGCAGTTTCCACCTGTACATCTACGAGGACAAGGTCGGCCTCCTGCAGGCCAGTCAGCAGTTCCAGGCTCTTCCAACAACATGGCCGCTGGAACAGAAAACTGGCAAAGAGAAGAAGGCCACTGACGATGATGCCACCTACAATGAGTGGAAAGATTACCTGGATAAGGTGTTCTCGGTGgacgatgatgaagaaaacaCCGACAATGATGTTGACACCGACAatgaatggaaagtttacctggAGAAGGTATTTTCTGTGGAAGATAACGACCAAGCCGAG GTGGCCCACGAGAATGCCACCGACTATGAGTGCAAGGAAGAGGTGCTTTCGGTGgacgatgatgaagaaaacaCCGACAATGATGACGACAACTACAatgaatggaaagtttacctggAGAAGGTATTTTCGGTGGAAGATAACGACCAAGCCGAGGTGGCCCACGAGAATGCCACCGACTATGAGTGCAAGGAAGAGGTGCTTTCGGTGgacgatgatgaagaaaacaCCGACAATGATGACGACACCTACAATCAATGGAAAGTTTACCTGGAGAAGGTATTTTCGGTGGAAGATAACGACCAAGCCGAGGTGGCCCACGAGGATGCCACCGACTATAAGTGCAAGGAAGAGGTGCTTTCGGTGGACGATGATGTAGCAAACACCGACGATGAAGACGACACCTACAATGGTCGGAAGGTTCTCTCGGAAACGGTGCTTGTggatgaaaataacgaccttgACGAGGCAGTCCACGAGGCTGAGGAAGCCGCTGACATGGATGGCACTGCTGAAAACGAGGCCTTTGGTGACTCTGtcgcagaagagaaggaagcctctggtgacgctgccgcagaagaggaggctcCAGAGCTTGGGGAAGCCTCTGGTTCCGCCGCCGCAGAAGAGGATGTCCCCGAGCTTGATGAAGCCTCTCGGAGCGGTCACAGTGCCACAGACAGGGAGTTTTCCCTTCAGGGCGACGCCCCTTCACCAGTGGCCGTCTCTGCCGCCTCCGCCACAGCTTCCCACGCTTACCGCAGCCTCACCGTGCCTCACAGATTCATGGCCCGCCTCACAGGTCCCAGCATCCGCCTGCTGGAGGATCTGGAGCGAAGCCATGACGTCAGCATCGTGCGGGTCAGGCGAACCCTTCACATCAAGGGCCACAGAGACGCCGTCCTGCAGTGCCACCGCCACATGCGCGGCGAGATCGCCGAGTGGAGGAAGCAAGAGGCCGCTGATGCTGCTGAGGCTCAGTAA
- the LOC127008128 gene encoding protein PFC0760c-like isoform X1 — translation MDKKIVSKVNIRRAVLGTCVVLAADGGASGGARPRKVTITLLRRRGCWRALSSRRVAVFAFPEASGYISVPAPLDLEYLFRCSGKADAAAMQIKICVAYFRGATRKARVSLEEFLEVLLHGGRPGSFHLYIYEDKVGLLQASQQFQALPTTWPLEQKTGKEKKATDDDATYNEWKDYLDKVFSVDDDEENTDNDVDTDNEWKVYLEKVFSVEDNDQAEVAHEDATDYECKEEVLSVDDEVANTVNDDDNYNEWRVYLEKVFSVEDNDQAEVAHENATDYECKEEVLSVDDDEENTDNDDDNYNEWKVYLEKVFSVEDNDQAEVAHENATDYECKEEVLSVDDDEENTDNDDDTYNQWKVYLEKVFSVEDNDQAEVAHEDATDYKCKEEVLSVDDDVANTDDEDDTYNGRKVLSETVLVDENNDLDEAVHEAEEAADMDGTAENEAFGDSVAEEKEASGDAAAEEEAPELGEASGSAAAEEDVPELDEASRSGHSATDREFSLQGDAPSPVAVSAASATASHAYRSLTVPHRFMARLTGPSIRLLEDLERSHDVSIVRVRRTLHIKGHRDAVLQCHRHMRGEIAEWRKQEAADAAEAQ, via the exons ATGGACAAAAAAATAGTGAGCAAAGTGAACATCCGACGCGCCGTGCTCGGCACCTGCGTCGTGCTGGCCGCCGACGGCGGCGCCAGCGGCGGGGCGCGGCCCCGTAAGGTGACCATCACCCTCCTCCGGCGTCGGGGGTGCTGGCGAGCCCTCAGCTCGCGGAGGGTGGCCGTCTTCGCCTTCCCGGAGGCGTCCGGCTACATCTCCGTCCCTGCCccgctggacctggagtacctcttcaggtgcagcggCAAGGCAGACGCCGCAGCCATGCAGATCAAGATCTGTGTGGCGTACTTCCGCGGTGCCACTCGCAAGGCCCGCGTGAGCCTGGAGGAATTCCTCGAGGTGCTGCTGCATGGAGGCCGACCTGGCAGTTTCCACCTGTACATCTACGAGGACAAGGTCGGCCTCCTGCAGGCCAGTCAGCAGTTCCAGGCTCTTCCAACAACATGGCCGCTGGAACAGAAAACTGGCAAAGAGAAGAAGGCCACTGACGATGATGCCACCTACAATGAGTGGAAAGATTACCTGGATAAGGTGTTCTCGGTGgacgatgatgaagaaaacaCCGACAATGATGTTGACACCGACAatgaatggaaagtttacctggAGAAGGTATTTTCTGTGGAAGATAACGACCAAGCCGAGGTGGCCCACGAGGATGCCACCGACTATGAGTGCAAGGAAGAGGTGCTTTCGGTGGACGATGAAGTAGCAAACACCGTCAATGATGACGACAACTACAATGAATGGAGAGTTTACCTGGAGAAGGTATTTTCGGTGGAAGATAACGACCAAGCCGAG GTGGCCCACGAGAATGCCACCGACTATGAGTGCAAGGAAGAGGTGCTTTCGGTGgacgatgatgaagaaaacaCCGACAATGATGACGACAACTACAatgaatggaaagtttacctggAGAAGGTATTTTCGGTGGAAGATAACGACCAAGCCGAGGTGGCCCACGAGAATGCCACCGACTATGAGTGCAAGGAAGAGGTGCTTTCGGTGgacgatgatgaagaaaacaCCGACAATGATGACGACACCTACAATCAATGGAAAGTTTACCTGGAGAAGGTATTTTCGGTGGAAGATAACGACCAAGCCGAGGTGGCCCACGAGGATGCCACCGACTATAAGTGCAAGGAAGAGGTGCTTTCGGTGGACGATGATGTAGCAAACACCGACGATGAAGACGACACCTACAATGGTCGGAAGGTTCTCTCGGAAACGGTGCTTGTggatgaaaataacgaccttgACGAGGCAGTCCACGAGGCTGAGGAAGCCGCTGACATGGATGGCACTGCTGAAAACGAGGCCTTTGGTGACTCTGtcgcagaagagaaggaagcctctggtgacgctgccgcagaagaggaggctcCAGAGCTTGGGGAAGCCTCTGGTTCCGCCGCCGCAGAAGAGGATGTCCCCGAGCTTGATGAAGCCTCTCGGAGCGGTCACAGTGCCACAGACAGGGAGTTTTCCCTTCAGGGCGACGCCCCTTCACCAGTGGCCGTCTCTGCCGCCTCCGCCACAGCTTCCCACGCTTACCGCAGCCTCACCGTGCCTCACAGATTCATGGCCCGCCTCACAGGTCCCAGCATCCGCCTGCTGGAGGATCTGGAGCGAAGCCATGACGTCAGCATCGTGCGGGTCAGGCGAACCCTTCACATCAAGGGCCACAGAGACGCCGTCCTGCAGTGCCACCGCCACATGCGCGGCGAGATCGCCGAGTGGAGGAAGCAAGAGGCCGCTGATGCTGCTGAGGCTCAGTAA
- the LOC127008128 gene encoding uncharacterized protein LOC127008128 isoform X20, giving the protein MDKKIVSKVNIRRAVLGTCVVLAADGGASGGARPRKVTITLLRRRGCWRALSSRRVAVFAFPEASGYISVPAPLDLEYLFRCSGKADAAAMQIKICVAYFRGATRKARVSLEEFLEVLLHGGRPGSFHLYIYEDKVGLLQASQQFQALPTTWPLEQKTGKEKKATDDDATYNEWKDYLDKVFSVDDDEENTDNDVDTDNEWKVYLEKVFSVEDNDQAEVAHEDATDYECKEEVLSVDDDVANTDDEDDTYNGRKVLSETVLVDENNDLDEAVHEAEEAADMDGTAENEAFGDSVAEEKEASGDAAAEEEAPELGEASGSAAAEEDVPELDEASRSGHSATDREFSLQGDAPSPVAVSAASATASHAYRSLTVPHRFMARLTGPSIRLLEDLERSHDVSIVRVRRTLHIKGHRDAVLQCHRHMRGEIAEWRKQEAADAAEAQ; this is encoded by the exons ATGGACAAAAAAATAGTGAGCAAAGTGAACATCCGACGCGCCGTGCTCGGCACCTGCGTCGTGCTGGCCGCCGACGGCGGCGCCAGCGGCGGGGCGCGGCCCCGTAAGGTGACCATCACCCTCCTCCGGCGTCGGGGGTGCTGGCGAGCCCTCAGCTCGCGGAGGGTGGCCGTCTTCGCCTTCCCGGAGGCGTCCGGCTACATCTCCGTCCCTGCCccgctggacctggagtacctcttcaggtgcagcggCAAGGCAGACGCCGCAGCCATGCAGATCAAGATCTGTGTGGCGTACTTCCGCGGTGCCACTCGCAAGGCCCGCGTGAGCCTGGAGGAATTCCTCGAGGTGCTGCTGCATGGAGGCCGACCTGGCAGTTTCCACCTGTACATCTACGAGGACAAGGTCGGCCTCCTGCAGGCCAGTCAGCAGTTCCAGGCTCTTCCAACAACATGGCCGCTGGAACAGAAAACTGGCAAAGAGAAGAAGGCCACTGACGATGATGCCACCTACAATGAGTGGAAAGATTACCTGGATAAGGTGTTCTCGGTGgacgatgatgaagaaaacaCCGACAATGATGTTGACACCGACAatgaatggaaagtttacctggAGAAGGTATTTTCTGTGGAAGATAACGACCAAGCCGAGGTGGCCCACGAGGATGCCACCGACTATGAGTGCAAGGAAGAG GTGCTTTCGGTGGACGATGATGTAGCAAACACCGACGATGAAGACGACACCTACAATGGTCGGAAGGTTCTCTCGGAAACGGTGCTTGTggatgaaaataacgaccttgACGAGGCAGTCCACGAGGCTGAGGAAGCCGCTGACATGGATGGCACTGCTGAAAACGAGGCCTTTGGTGACTCTGtcgcagaagagaaggaagcctctggtgacgctgccgcagaagaggaggctcCAGAGCTTGGGGAAGCCTCTGGTTCCGCCGCCGCAGAAGAGGATGTCCCCGAGCTTGATGAAGCCTCTCGGAGCGGTCACAGTGCCACAGACAGGGAGTTTTCCCTTCAGGGCGACGCCCCTTCACCAGTGGCCGTCTCTGCCGCCTCCGCCACAGCTTCCCACGCTTACCGCAGCCTCACCGTGCCTCACAGATTCATGGCCCGCCTCACAGGTCCCAGCATCCGCCTGCTGGAGGATCTGGAGCGAAGCCATGACGTCAGCATCGTGCGGGTCAGGCGAACCCTTCACATCAAGGGCCACAGAGACGCCGTCCTGCAGTGCCACCGCCACATGCGCGGCGAGATCGCCGAGTGGAGGAAGCAAGAGGCCGCTGATGCTGCTGAGGCTCAGTAA
- the LOC127008128 gene encoding uncharacterized protein LOC127008128 isoform X19, whose translation MDKKIVSKVNIRRAVLGTCVVLAADGGASGGARPRKVTITLLRRRGCWRALSSRRVAVFAFPEASGYISVPAPLDLEYLFRCSGKADAAAMQIKICVAYFRGATRKARVSLEEFLEVLLHGGRPGSFHLYIYEDKVGLLQASQQFQALPTTWPLEQKTGKEKKATDDDATYNEWKDYLDKVFSVDDDEENTDNDVDTDNEWKVYLEKVFSVEDNDQAEVAHENATDYECKEEVLSVDDDVANTDDEDDTYNGRKVLSETVLVDENNDLDEAVHEAEEAADMDGTAENEAFGDSVAEEKEASGDAAAEEEAPELGEASGSAAAEEDVPELDEASRSGHSATDREFSLQGDAPSPVAVSAASATASHAYRSLTVPHRFMARLTGPSIRLLEDLERSHDVSIVRVRRTLHIKGHRDAVLQCHRHMRGEIAEWRKQEAADAAEAQ comes from the exons ATGGACAAAAAAATAGTGAGCAAAGTGAACATCCGACGCGCCGTGCTCGGCACCTGCGTCGTGCTGGCCGCCGACGGCGGCGCCAGCGGCGGGGCGCGGCCCCGTAAGGTGACCATCACCCTCCTCCGGCGTCGGGGGTGCTGGCGAGCCCTCAGCTCGCGGAGGGTGGCCGTCTTCGCCTTCCCGGAGGCGTCCGGCTACATCTCCGTCCCTGCCccgctggacctggagtacctcttcaggtgcagcggCAAGGCAGACGCCGCAGCCATGCAGATCAAGATCTGTGTGGCGTACTTCCGCGGTGCCACTCGCAAGGCCCGCGTGAGCCTGGAGGAATTCCTCGAGGTGCTGCTGCATGGAGGCCGACCTGGCAGTTTCCACCTGTACATCTACGAGGACAAGGTCGGCCTCCTGCAGGCCAGTCAGCAGTTCCAGGCTCTTCCAACAACATGGCCGCTGGAACAGAAAACTGGCAAAGAGAAGAAGGCCACTGACGATGATGCCACCTACAATGAGTGGAAAGATTACCTGGATAAGGTGTTCTCGGTGgacgatgatgaagaaaacaCCGACAATGATGTTGACACCGACAatgaatggaaagtttacctggAGAAG GTATTTTCGGTGGAAGATAACGACCAAGCCGAGGTGGCCCACGAGAATGCCACCGACTATGAGTGCAAGGAAGAG GTGCTTTCGGTGGACGATGATGTAGCAAACACCGACGATGAAGACGACACCTACAATGGTCGGAAGGTTCTCTCGGAAACGGTGCTTGTggatgaaaataacgaccttgACGAGGCAGTCCACGAGGCTGAGGAAGCCGCTGACATGGATGGCACTGCTGAAAACGAGGCCTTTGGTGACTCTGtcgcagaagagaaggaagcctctggtgacgctgccgcagaagaggaggctcCAGAGCTTGGGGAAGCCTCTGGTTCCGCCGCCGCAGAAGAGGATGTCCCCGAGCTTGATGAAGCCTCTCGGAGCGGTCACAGTGCCACAGACAGGGAGTTTTCCCTTCAGGGCGACGCCCCTTCACCAGTGGCCGTCTCTGCCGCCTCCGCCACAGCTTCCCACGCTTACCGCAGCCTCACCGTGCCTCACAGATTCATGGCCCGCCTCACAGGTCCCAGCATCCGCCTGCTGGAGGATCTGGAGCGAAGCCATGACGTCAGCATCGTGCGGGTCAGGCGAACCCTTCACATCAAGGGCCACAGAGACGCCGTCCTGCAGTGCCACCGCCACATGCGCGGCGAGATCGCCGAGTGGAGGAAGCAAGAGGCCGCTGATGCTGCTGAGGCTCAGTAA
- the LOC127008128 gene encoding uncharacterized protein LOC127008128 isoform X16, translated as MDKKIVSKVNIRRAVLGTCVVLAADGGASGGARPRKVTITLLRRRGCWRALSSRRVAVFAFPEASGYISVPAPLDLEYLFRCSGKADAAAMQIKICVAYFRGATRKARVSLEEFLEVLLHGGRPGSFHLYIYEDKVGLLQASQQFQALPTTWPLEQKTGKEKKATDDDATYNEWKDYLDKVFSVDDDEENTDNDVDTDNEWKVYLEKVFSVEDNDQAEVAHEDATDYECKEEVLSVDDDVANTDDDDDTYNEWKVYLEKVFSVEDNDQAEVAHENATDYECKEEVLSVDDDVANTDDEDDTYNGRKVLSETVLVDENNDLDEAVHEAEEAADMDGTAENEAFGDSVAEEKEASGDAAAEEEAPELGEASGSAAAEEDVPELDEASRSGHSATDREFSLQGDAPSPVAVSAASATASHAYRSLTVPHRFMARLTGPSIRLLEDLERSHDVSIVRVRRTLHIKGHRDAVLQCHRHMRGEIAEWRKQEAADAAEAQ; from the exons ATGGACAAAAAAATAGTGAGCAAAGTGAACATCCGACGCGCCGTGCTCGGCACCTGCGTCGTGCTGGCCGCCGACGGCGGCGCCAGCGGCGGGGCGCGGCCCCGTAAGGTGACCATCACCCTCCTCCGGCGTCGGGGGTGCTGGCGAGCCCTCAGCTCGCGGAGGGTGGCCGTCTTCGCCTTCCCGGAGGCGTCCGGCTACATCTCCGTCCCTGCCccgctggacctggagtacctcttcaggtgcagcggCAAGGCAGACGCCGCAGCCATGCAGATCAAGATCTGTGTGGCGTACTTCCGCGGTGCCACTCGCAAGGCCCGCGTGAGCCTGGAGGAATTCCTCGAGGTGCTGCTGCATGGAGGCCGACCTGGCAGTTTCCACCTGTACATCTACGAGGACAAGGTCGGCCTCCTGCAGGCCAGTCAGCAGTTCCAGGCTCTTCCAACAACATGGCCGCTGGAACAGAAAACTGGCAAAGAGAAGAAGGCCACTGACGATGATGCCACCTACAATGAGTGGAAAGATTACCTGGATAAGGTGTTCTCGGTGgacgatgatgaagaaaacaCCGACAATGATGTTGACACCGACAatgaatggaaagtttacctggAGAAGGTATTTTCTGTGGAAGATAACGACCAAGCCGAGGTGGCCCACGAGGATGCCACCGACTATGAGTGCAAGGAAGAG gtgctTTCGGTGGACGATGATGTAGCAAACACCGACGATGATGACGACACCTACAatgaatggaaagtttacctggAGAAGGTATTTTCGGTGGAAGATAACGACCAAGCCGAGGTGGCCCACGAGAATGCCACCGACTATGAGTGCAAGGAAGAG GTGCTTTCGGTGGACGATGATGTAGCAAACACCGACGATGAAGACGACACCTACAATGGTCGGAAGGTTCTCTCGGAAACGGTGCTTGTggatgaaaataacgaccttgACGAGGCAGTCCACGAGGCTGAGGAAGCCGCTGACATGGATGGCACTGCTGAAAACGAGGCCTTTGGTGACTCTGtcgcagaagagaaggaagcctctggtgacgctgccgcagaagaggaggctcCAGAGCTTGGGGAAGCCTCTGGTTCCGCCGCCGCAGAAGAGGATGTCCCCGAGCTTGATGAAGCCTCTCGGAGCGGTCACAGTGCCACAGACAGGGAGTTTTCCCTTCAGGGCGACGCCCCTTCACCAGTGGCCGTCTCTGCCGCCTCCGCCACAGCTTCCCACGCTTACCGCAGCCTCACCGTGCCTCACAGATTCATGGCCCGCCTCACAGGTCCCAGCATCCGCCTGCTGGAGGATCTGGAGCGAAGCCATGACGTCAGCATCGTGCGGGTCAGGCGAACCCTTCACATCAAGGGCCACAGAGACGCCGTCCTGCAGTGCCACCGCCACATGCGCGGCGAGATCGCCGAGTGGAGGAAGCAAGAGGCCGCTGATGCTGCTGAGGCTCAGTAA